CTCCTGAATGTTCGGGAAGTTGAATCTGAAGTATGCCTTTTTTATCAACTTGGGCTGTCGTTTGGATTGTTTGCATTGTCTTACTTCCTATGGATTTGGTTATTCTCTATCTCAAACATCTAAAACTCGAACTCGAGATAAACCTGCCTCTGTTGCAAGCTCGGGAAAATCTTGTTGTACTTGTTCAAGTGTTAAAGGTGGATCTGGATCTATATCAAGATTTGCTCCTATCAACCTAGCACAGCCATAATCTGCACGATGAATGTAGTTGTGATAGACAATGTATCGACCATCTTCAATTTGATAAAGCTCGTAAGAATGAGGACTCAAAGAATCTTTGTAAATAACATACTCGGCAATTAGTTTAGCTTTGAATCGAATAACTTCAATTTTTACAGGATAGTTTGCATAGTTAGACCAAAGAGTACCAATTTCCTTATTTACAAGTTGTATATCTTGACCGTTAGGAGTTAAATTTAAAGGATGATTTGAATCATTGTTAGGCTTCAGTGATGGAGCGTAGGTCTCACGATATTTCCACCAAGCATCTCGATGCTTTCTTAACTCAGTCGGTGAGTATTTTGTACCGCGAGGATGGCGTGGATTGTAATGTCCTGCTTCTGCATGACATTTGAAGCAAAGCACAATAGCATTTTCCAAATCATTAGAACCGCCGTCTGCCTCCTGAACTATGTGATGAACTTCTGCATTTCTACCTGCGTGTTCTTGACATACACAGCAATAACGCCCTGATTTAACTAGTGCAGTTTCTCTTACATCTTTCGGAAAAGGCATCGTGATAATTCTTAGCTACTAATTATTTAGTTAATTACTAACACAAAAAAGTCAATTTAGTATTTGATCTGTTTAATTTTGCTATGAGAGCCCCAAGGAGTAAGACAATTTAAAAGCATAAAAATTTGGCAAAAAAAAGGGACGCAAAGCGCCCCTTTTTTTATTGTGCAGTTGTTGGTAAGACTGCAACTGGTTTTGATATTGGAGCTTTAGCTTGGAGAAACTTGGTTTCTTTTACAGCTTGATTAGATAGAGAGAATAGAGGGTTAGATGCAATACCAGCGATCGCTGTAAAGATCAGCGTAAATACAAGCGCCGCTTGTAAAGGCTTCATACCCACCTGAGTCCATGTGATCTCAGGATAGTTGCGAATCGACTCAGACATTTCTTGAGGCTCCTTAACTACCATCATCTTGACAACGCGGATGTAGTAATAGAGAGAAACTACACTCATCACTAGGGCTAGTAGAACTAAGCCGTAGGCGTGAGCTTGCCAACCTGCCCAGAAAATGTAGAGCTTACCAAAGAAACCTGCGAGAGGAGGAATACCACCCAAAGATAAGAGGCAGACACTTAACGCAAGCGTTAATAAAGGATCTTTTTGGTATAAGCCACTGTATTCGCTGATTTGATCGGTTCCTGTGCGAGAAGCAAACAGGATCACACAGGCGAAAGCACCCATGTTCATGAATAGATACAAGATCAAGTAAAAGATCATGCTGGCGTAACCTGCTTCGGAGTCGATCGCCATACCGAGCATTACAAATCCTGCTTGACCGATGGAGGAATAAGCCAACATCCGCTTCATGCTAGTTTGGGCGATCGCCACCACATTACCCAAGACCATACTCAATACGGTCAATACGACAAACACGTAATGCCATTGCAGAGAAGCCAGAGGAAACGCGGTAATCAAAAATCTGAGCGCAAGTCCAAAGCCAGCCACCTTAGAGCCAATCGACAGAAAGGCAACTACAGGCGTGGGTGAACCTTCGTAAACGTCAGGAGTCCATTGGTGAAAAGGGACTGCCGAGAGCTTAAAGGAAACCCCTGCAATTACAAATACCATCGAGATGATGAGGGCTGTGTTACTAACGGTAATCTTTGAGGCG
This genomic stretch from Pseudanabaena galeata CCNP1313 harbors:
- a CDS encoding HNH endonuclease codes for the protein MPFPKDVRETALVKSGRYCCVCQEHAGRNAEVHHIVQEADGGSNDLENAIVLCFKCHAEAGHYNPRHPRGTKYSPTELRKHRDAWWKYRETYAPSLKPNNDSNHPLNLTPNGQDIQLVNKEIGTLWSNYANYPVKIEVIRFKAKLIAEYVIYKDSLSPHSYELYQIEDGRYIVYHNYIHRADYGCARLIGANLDIDPDPPLTLEQVQQDFPELATEAGLSRVRVLDV
- a CDS encoding NAD(P)H-quinone oxidoreductase subunit N codes for the protein MDTASLNALLNSGAILPELIVIGTLVLVLIVDLIASGRKSANVLPYIAIAGLAASTVALIWQWTGLENPIAFLGSFNSDKLSIIFRGIIALSALFTILVSVRYLEQSGVVVGEYLVILLSATLGGMFLTGSDEMVMVFVSLETLSISSYLLSGYTKRDPRSNEAALKYLLVGAASSAIFLYGMSLLYGLSGGETSLSAIASKITVSNTALIISMVFVIAGVSFKLSAVPFHQWTPDVYEGSPTPVVAFLSIGSKVAGFGLALRFLITAFPLASLQWHYVFVVLTVLSMVLGNVVAIAQTSMKRMLAYSSIGQAGFVMLGMAIDSEAGYASMIFYLILYLFMNMGAFACVILFASRTGTDQISEYSGLYQKDPLLTLALSVCLLSLGGIPPLAGFFGKLYIFWAGWQAHAYGLVLLALVMSVVSLYYYIRVVKMMVVKEPQEMSESIRNYPEITWTQVGMKPLQAALVFTLIFTAIAGIASNPLFSLSNQAVKETKFLQAKAPISKPVAVLPTTAQ